The Poriferisphaera corsica DNA segment CCGACGTGGGGGCTGAATGCGGAAACGCGAGCGTTCTTGGCGCCGTATGGTGGGATCATTAGTCCGACTGATATTCATGAGCAGATCGGGCGGCTGGCGAGGGAATATGGGCTGAATGTGTTTGTGGGGGCGCAATCGCAGAGCGAGTGGGGGTTGCGTACGGTGCAGCGGAAGACATTCCCGGTGGCTGAGGTGAAGTCGAATTCGACGTATTTGTATTATGCGGATGGTGTGCAGTCGCCGACGCGATATAGCAAGATGATTTTGGTGCCTGTGGGTGAGTATTGGCCTTGGATTGAGAATTGGCCGGGATTGAAGAATTGGATTATTGAGAAATTTAGTCCGTGGGGAGATTACACGTTGGATGCGGGGGAAAGGGTTGTTGTGTTTGAAGTGCCGGTGTTGGGCCGGGATGTTGAGGGGATGCGTGAGGTGGAGGTGGTGAAGGCAGTGACACCGATCTGTTATGAGGATGTGGTGCCTTGGCAGGTGAGGCGGATGGTGTATGAGGGAGGTAAGAAACGCGCGGATCTGATCGTGAATCTGACGAACAGTGGGTGGTATAGCGGGATGTCGATGCGTTTGCAGCACATGCAGATTGCGGCGATGCGGAGTGTGGAGAACGGTGTGCCGACGGCGAGGAGTGTGAATACGGGGGTGAGTGGGTTTGTAGATGCCGTTGGGCGGGTTGTGAAGGTGGTGAAGGATGAGGAGGGTGAGGTGCAGTATGTGGGCGGGAGTGCGGCGGAATTCGTGAGATTTGACGAACGGGTGACGGTTTATGGGCGTATAGGTGATGTTGGGGCGTGGGTTTTGGTGGGTGTGTTGTTAGTCGTGACGGTCATGTGTGTGTTTGGCCGCGGTGGGGAGAGAGGTGTGAGTGGTGTTGGGGGGATGGGGGTGAGATAAGCCTGGGCTTGTTGCTTGGGCGGTTTTGGATTGAGATTTCGGGCTTTGATTTGAGTAGCACCGGGGCGAGCGAATTGGACGCAGGGTGCGATGAAAGGGATGAACGACATGGGTTTGAATGTGAGAAATGTAAGTGCGCATCTTGTGATGGCTGGGGCTGTCTTTATGGGTGGTGAAGGCGTTGTGATGGGGCAGGCGCTCGAAGAGGCGGTGAGTGGTAAGCCAGCTGCAGAAATAGCGGAGACGGCTGCTGAGCAGACGCTCAGTGTGGACGAGATTTATATGGGTGGGAGGGCGAGAGCAGTTGAGGTGGTGCTGAATGCGTCACGGAGTGCGAGCCCGTTTTTTAGAGCGAATGCAATGGAAGCGGCGGCCTATACGGGTGATCGTGCACTTCCGTTGTTGCAGTTGGGGCTGGATGATCGCAGTGAAGTGGTTCGATTTGCAGCACTGGTTTCGATCGGCAAATTAGCGGATCCGGCGCTAGGCAAGAGTGCGGCAGCGTATGTGAATGATTCAGATCCATCTGTGCGTGCTGCGGCTATTTTTGCAGCGAAAAAATGCGGTGCAGAAGTGAATGAAAGCTACTTAGCAGAGCTTTTAAATTCGAAAGATGCGCGGCAAAGGCGTAATGCGGCATCGGTATTGGGATGGCTGGGCAATAAGAGCGCTGTGCCGATGCTTCGTGAGGGATCTTGGAAGGGGAGGATGCGGAATCCAAATGAGTATGAGATTGACCAGATCGCGTTTGCCGAGGCGATCGCGCGACTGGGAGAAGAAACAGCTTTGGACGTTATTCGAGGCAAGTTGTATACAGGTGGAGCCCCGGACGAGACCCGCGTTTATGCGGTGACGGTTTTGGG contains these protein-coding regions:
- a CDS encoding HEAT repeat domain-containing protein gives rise to the protein MKGMNDMGLNVRNVSAHLVMAGAVFMGGEGVVMGQALEEAVSGKPAAEIAETAAEQTLSVDEIYMGGRARAVEVVLNASRSASPFFRANAMEAAAYTGDRALPLLQLGLDDRSEVVRFAALVSIGKLADPALGKSAAAYVNDSDPSVRAAAIFAAKKCGAEVNESYLAELLNSKDARQRRNAASVLGWLGNKSAVPMLREGSWKGRMRNPNEYEIDQIAFAEAIARLGEETALDVIRGKLYTGGAPDETRVYAVTVLGDLGDAKMARVFENMLNDTNMQVRIAAATTLTKLGYGVGGTVLLDASHYDGERVEMDIKSYLSQHKNREDNETYRRLLASDKALAELAGQIRGQAAFGLAMVGNAGAAQRVVAMLDDEMEQARLSAAAAMLKALTGQGVK